One genomic region from Proteus vulgaris encodes:
- the xerD gene encoding site-specific tyrosine recombinase XerD, with product MSQTKLSTKKTTHTNEDTDIIIEQFLDNIWLEQGLSANTLSSYRLDLQALGQWLAHHQLDWLSVTTLDLQSFLATRLDEGYKASSAARLLSTMRRLFQYLYREKLRLDDPSALLSTPKLPKRLPKDLSERQVDDLLNAPCIDEPLELRDKAMLEVLYACGLRVSELVGLSLSDISLRQGVLRVIGKGDKERLVPLGEEAIYWLEQYLQYGRPTLMQGKTDDVVFPSLRGQKMTRQTFWHRIKHYAVIAGIDTEKLSPHVLRHAFATHLLNHGADLRVVQMLLGHSDLSTTQIYTHVATERLKALHQQHHPRG from the coding sequence GTGTCACAAACCAAATTATCGACAAAAAAGACAACTCATACCAATGAAGATACTGATATTATCATTGAACAATTTCTCGACAATATTTGGTTAGAGCAAGGCTTATCCGCTAATACACTCAGCTCTTATCGTTTAGATTTACAAGCATTAGGGCAATGGCTTGCACATCACCAATTAGATTGGTTATCGGTTACTACCTTGGATTTACAATCTTTTCTCGCAACGCGTTTAGATGAAGGTTATAAAGCCAGCAGTGCAGCCCGGTTACTCAGTACAATGCGTCGGTTATTCCAATATTTATATCGTGAAAAATTACGTTTAGACGATCCTAGTGCATTGCTTTCAACCCCTAAGCTTCCCAAACGTTTACCAAAAGATTTAAGTGAACGACAAGTTGATGATCTACTCAATGCTCCCTGTATTGATGAACCACTTGAATTACGTGATAAAGCGATGCTTGAAGTCCTTTATGCGTGTGGGCTTCGTGTTTCTGAATTAGTGGGATTATCTCTCTCTGATATTAGTTTACGACAAGGCGTGCTACGCGTTATTGGTAAGGGCGATAAAGAACGATTAGTTCCTTTAGGTGAAGAAGCTATTTACTGGCTAGAGCAATATCTGCAATATGGAAGACCCACTTTAATGCAAGGCAAAACGGACGATGTTGTTTTTCCTAGCTTAAGAGGGCAAAAAATGACACGACAAACGTTTTGGCATCGGATAAAACATTATGCCGTGATAGCAGGAATAGACACTGAAAAACTATCACCCCATGTGTTGCGTCATGCATTTGCAACACATCTCTTAAATCATGGAGCAGACTTGCGTGTTGTACAGATGTTATTGGGGCACAGTGACCTCTCTACAACACAGATTTATACCCATGTTGCAACAGAGCGCTTGAAAGCGCTTCATCAGCAACATCACCCAAGGGGATAG
- the fldB gene encoding flavodoxin FldB codes for MKIGLFYGSSTCYTEMAAEKIRDILGEEFVDLHNVQECDITLMEQYDILILGIPTWDFGEIQEDWLNIWDTLPTLNLKNKLIAMYGMGDQVDYSEWFLDALGMLYHHLLPSGVKFIGFWPVDGYEFVSPKPLSDDGKHFVGLALDDVNQFEETDERLSQWCMQILREVEENL; via the coding sequence ATGAAAATTGGTCTATTTTACGGTTCTAGCACCTGTTACACCGAAATGGCAGCAGAAAAAATTCGTGATATTCTCGGTGAAGAGTTTGTTGATCTTCATAATGTTCAAGAGTGTGATATCACGCTTATGGAACAATATGACATCCTTATTTTAGGTATTCCAACTTGGGATTTTGGTGAGATCCAAGAAGATTGGCTCAATATTTGGGATACATTGCCAACATTAAATTTAAAAAATAAGCTTATTGCAATGTATGGAATGGGCGATCAAGTTGATTACAGCGAATGGTTTCTTGATGCACTTGGTATGCTTTATCATCATTTATTACCAAGTGGTGTTAAGTTTATTGGATTCTGGCCTGTTGATGGATATGAATTTGTCAGCCCAAAACCTTTATCAGATGATGGTAAGCATTTTGTTGGTCTTGCATTAGATGACGTTAACCAGTTTGAAGAAACTGATGAACGTTTATCACAATGGTGTATGCAAATTCTACGTGAAGTAGAAGAAAACCTATAA